A section of the Oreochromis aureus strain Israel breed Guangdong linkage group 22, ZZ_aureus, whole genome shotgun sequence genome encodes:
- the LOC116320022 gene encoding CD59 glycoprotein-like, with protein sequence MRSSVVFCLAVSFAMFGFGLSLQCYSCPGGSSQNCAAKQECTQGKDACLKLTSGGKTYTECLRYADCDFMTLAVRYSLPDFTFSCCQKTLCNGEEKTFLQKLKDFFG encoded by the exons ATGAGGAGCTCTGTGGTGTTTTGCCTAGCTGTCAGCTTTGCCATGTTTGGATTTg GCCTCTCGCTGCAGTGTTACTCCTGCCCGGGTGGGTCCTCCCAGAACTGTGCAGCCAAGCAGGAGTGTACCCAGGGGAAGGACGCCTGCCTCAAACTCACCAGTGGTG GCAAGACCTACACTGAATGTTTGCGGTATGCAGACTGTGACTTCATGACTCTGGCTGTCAGATACTCCCTCCCCGACTTCACCTTCTCCTGTTGTCAGAAAACACTCTGCAATGGTGAAGAAAAGACTTTCCTTCAGAAATTGAAAGATTTCTTTggttaa